From Daphnia magna isolate NIES linkage group LG2, ASM2063170v1.1, whole genome shotgun sequence:
AATGCCAAGTTCTTTCTATTGCAACGGCCGTTTCACGAAATACCGCGATTTACGTGTACGCACGACAACGTGAAAGAGTCAGCTTTTAGGCCAGTAGAAAAGTAGTGGTTTGTTAGGACGAGGCGAGCTGTTACAGTCTCATGTCTTGTCACGCAACAGCGGGACAAGAAAACACAAGATCCGCTATCTTTGTCTCAGTGGTGAAAGCCCTTCATTGTAGCAGCGAATGCATGCAACCGTATAACGATATTGCGACCATTTTGAACAAATAAGAAATGTGTTCctcttttttaatgtttaaaaaactaataataaatcgcatttttcattttctttttttgttttaacgatCGCTATATCCGCTAACACGAGCCTCTTATCGGATCTTTGCTAATTGTTATACAgcacaaagaaagaaaaaacccgcAGGAGGAGATGAGCTCAACAAAAGATAGGCATCCCCACGTGACGTCTTGTAACTGTGTATATAATTGCCGAtataacgaaaaaaatatcAGCCAAGCTCTAGGGTAGTAGGATCTTTAACGGTTTCGGATGAAACatggaagaaggaaaaaaagaaacaacgttttataaaaataaagaagttATTAGACGCACATGGGAGAAAAAGAATGTTATTGACAACACCCCAAAGTCTATTGTTACATACTTTTTCAATGCAGCATCAGAgttctgtttttcaaaaattgacgGTGTAACCGTTAACGACGTTATAGAAAATGTGCGGACACTCCCCTGTCCAAAAAAATGGCAATCATGAAGTCATAACGGACTTTGTCGTCATCCTTGTTTCACATCACCTCAATAATGTTCTGAATAAGACGACGACATGTATGAACTGAAACCCAAATTTTACCAATTGAATTGTGAATTCATTTATCGTATAGTTTTCTAGAAGTCGTTCTTGGCATATTGGGTCACCAGAACGTTGCACTGTGTGGCCCTTTAAAGcaagaaatattaaaaatcatCATAAAAGAGCAGCCAGCGGTACTTTCTCGACTGGTTCGACGAGACGTGACTcgattatatatatttttttgaacACGAGGGATGTACCATCTCTcgttaaagaagaagaagtcgTCGTCTTTCTTGCTATATATACGGACAACGGTATTACCACAGTtttggaacaagaaaaaaaaagaaacaacagaTGACGTTCGTGAAAATTCATTTTGGTCGAAAGTGCGACGACAAGGCTACGACCAAAAGGGACACGTTAACAACACTTTCACGACCCATCAAACATCTGTTTCTATATAGTTGCCATTACCCCATATGATTTGTGAATTAGCTTCATGTCAACTAGCTAACCGTGaaattatttgaaatcacAAGACGTGCAATAAAAAGGTTTCACGATCGGGGAACGAAGTAATTTATTGTTTGtcatttaaataataataaaaaaaaaagatggcgcCGTCCGGCTCCATAAATTTATAAGTTACGAGGGCGAAAGTGCATTTTGTGCCACAGCCAACGGCTAAAACAGAAGATTGCTTCTTCAATTGTTGTGTATCCACtggcaaacaaaattttttaaggatGGCATCACCGTGAAGGACGTGAGAATCACGCTCCGGAGGATGAGTGatggaagaagaggaaaaaaggggggggggacttaTTTTTTGCTTCTCTGCAAAGTGTTGCTCCCGCTGTGCGAAGGTGGGCTTCAAGGTTGATATCATTCCAACTGGTGGAGTATATTATCAATGGAAGCAAACAAAAAGGGTAACGAGTAGTATATAACGTTATTTGTACATCTCGCTATACTTTTGTTAGATCCGGTCCGTTGCCTGtgcaaaaccaaacaaattgaaattgcaTTTTTAACTCATCGAGggggaaaataataataacccGGCTGGAATCATCTCAGCGAGTGTATTCTTATTCCACGTTTGAGCATTAGACGTTCAATTATTTTTCGTCCGTTATTATGTCAGCTCATTACACATATTTCTTTCTGCCTTGTTTTCACTCCCATGTTTAGCGATTTTGTTTGGTATTCGTGCAATGGGACGTCGTTAATCTTTGGCGTTTGACATTCACGCAGGTATAGgtggaaaatgcaaaaaatactTGGCTTTTTGATCTCATCTTCTTGTTGGCATTCCTTTTCCTAACGGTTTGCGTGTATGCAAGACGGAAAAGGATGGGAAATTTGACGGGACCTCCGGTGTGACACGCCTTTTTCTCAGAATCGTTTCGACGTGAAACTTGCGCGTACCACGCCAACTGCCAGTTTGCCCGTGTATAGTTTCCGATATTTTTCACGGATCAGCTTCCTCCGGTACATGTTATGTGACCCAGTCTTGTTCCGTCGTCCCAGCACAGTATCCAACGCTCGTATAGAACAAGAGGCTCGTATCAGTGTTCCGTTAGACAATTATATTCCGCGAGTTTTATAGGTGAAGGTCCAACATTTCGATTTGAATGATAAACATATGGGAAGGCGTAATATTACGGCTACGTATAAACTCCATTTCAGTTTGTCTGGTTGATTGTTTACGGGACAGGTGGCACACGAGAGTTTTAATCTTTAACGCAGCAATGCGGACTCTTATACAATCACGTTTTCATTTAACGCGTTTGAATGTATAGTTAGGACCTGGCGACACGCATTCATGTGCTGCCCCGATgcataatttatttttaggaGGTAACTCAGTTCATGTTTTGCTGACAGTAACATGACAAGCAAATCATTTTGACATCATAAACATGTTTCCGGGTTTCATTAAACTGATTGCTCTCTAACACAACTCTTTTCGTTGTGTCatttattgtgttttgttcttttcttgtcTACTGGCTGGTTATCAGTGGACTaggaaaaacatttcaaattgaattaaaaCGGGATCGGCAGTTTTGTTGCTGTTCAGGTGTCATTTGACGATGCAAATCTCACGAGATGTTTGCAAAGGGATTAAATGGGATGTAACAATAGAGGGTGACCCTGGGTGAACCTGAGAAACGGGAATTCCACGCATAGGACTCTGGCGAAGGCAGGTGTTGAAAGAGAAACACGTTTCATCTTGGTAGTTCCGGATTTACGAGATCAAAAGCTCTCACAGACAGTGAGAAACGACTGAAGATGCCGGAAATGCAGAGCTTGTACTTCGCCTCACTGAATACCTTAAATGCGTACAAGTCAAGCTATCGCCGAGTGTGAAAACAGTCAAGAGTCCGTGAAGGTACGGAAATGGCGAGAATGGGGAAAATAATAATGTGAGACTCACGTCCGAACAAAGATTAATTCTCCATCAAGAATTCTAAGgtaaaaacttgtatttaactTCACGCTTAATTAAGTCTCGTTTCTGCGCGAAAATAAACGATGAAAACCGCCACCAAATGTCACAACAACTAAAGTTGTGCAGTAATTGAAATAAAACTATTCTGATTATCCGATTCATGTTTTTTGGCTTCATATTTTCGCAATACTTTCAGACAACTAATTCGACCCTCCTCTAATTCGAAGAAGGTTTTAAATAACTATATTACAGCTTGTATTTAAATCAAGTACCTTAACCGAAACAGAATTACGTTTTATAGAGAATAAGCCTCTGACGCTTTCCAAAGAAAACAAGATGGGACTGAGGGTAAAgactttcttattttttattaccctgctttctttgaaatttcaaaagagaaaaatgttgcGCGGCCATCTGTTGACTACCTCACAACTTTGTTTTTAGCTGCTGTGTTTGTGATGTAAAAGCTTCACATATTTGTTTGGCTACGCGAGTTGTCGGATTACATTTTCCAAAACAAGCGACATGCCCGTACCTATACTGTTGAATGTTTGATTTCTGTTGATGCATCGACCACTGCCAGTATTACAGTCCGCATGAATGATGAATGTTACAACATAGTATACATAAGGAAAGGTCACCATTTGTAGTCTACATACGTCAAATATAGGGCCTATATTGGATTGTGTCAGTCATCTCGTGTCTGAAGTTGTGGCATTCATCGATTGACACATTTAATCTTTTCATTTGCTCAATACATTGGGTAATCATGTATTAACTAACGGACACAGTTCGATGAGAAAGGCGGTTATAACAGTCTAAGCTAAGTTTGAAACGAGACCGGTCAGCATTTGCTAGCCGTTGCCATCCGCCGGCTTGCGCGTGAAACAatttgctcgatgaaaatggCAAAGATTGCCAATCCGAAACCGAtaccgaaaataaaaaaagctcCGATTAAATCCGCTAAACGAATGGGCATTTTTCTGGCCGATATCGTCCGTGGTTTAGTTTTAGCGAAACATTCCGGAGCCTGCGGTGAAACGTTACGCACCCAGTAAGGAAATAGTCCGCTTTCCCAGAGTTCCATCAAACTATCAAGAAATGATGCATAAGCAGTTTCCTGCATtccaaatgaaagaaagatGCTGAAAACGTACGCTTTGTTAAATGCTGGCGTAAACTTGCTGTCCTTCTGGAGAGCCAACGAGAAAAAGGCAGACTGAAAGGGTAAAGGATCGGTCATTCGAAAACGACAAGCGCCATCCTTTTTGAATTGGTTGACGATGAAGAATTGGCAAAATGTTTGAATCTGTCGAATTATCAAGGCTAAGCGCATCATTTATAACCAAACACCAGACAAAGTCAACTCCTTACCCAAGGATAAGCATAACGTCCAGTTGCTAAACGACGACTAAGTTTCTCCTGGTCCGTCCAGAAACGATCCGCATGACGACGGGCTTGATCGCCTATTGTCTTCAGCGCCCCTGTTTTGGCTTCCTGCCAGTTCAATTTATTAACGAATTACATTTACTACTTTGATTTTCAATCGTTAGTTACCAAGATGTATTGCGTGATGATTGCTTCAGTACGCAGAATGATGCCAACGTCTCGATTGGCAGCCAAATCTTCGAATGTGTTGATGGGCGGTTTTGTTCGGGGCACCGTCAGGTACGAGATGACCGTACCGGAGTAAACGTTGACCAAAACAGTGGCCATCAACACCCACACTCCCAGAAGAACCCGTAAGGACATGAAACGTGCGCCAGCAATATAAGCTCCTTATATTAtgcaaataaaagaataaagccATAAATcaataagaaaataagaaaaaaagaaagagctaGCGCTTGCCTTGATTGGTTATCAAACTCAACATGTGCATCGTGTAGTCAATTGCGTAATCAAACGCAGTTTTTCGATGTCGTGGTATAGCAGGTGTACCATTGTCAGTAACGTTTAAGTGTATGACTGAAAGTGAACTCATCAAGAGCACCACCGCAATCATCGTGATGAAAATCAGTAGCCATACCTGGAAACAAAAAGTACAAAAACCGGAACACAAGTGAACGCGATGTTGTTAATCCATTAGGTAATAACTAGAAATCAACCATCAAGAAAAGGTATAATTCACCATTGGTTGATAAGGATAAATGAATGCAAAGATTCGCGATTGCTCTTCTGGTTGAGGTACGACCATCGAGTACGGTTCCGtccaaataaaataagttAAATCCACTTTCTGTTTCCGTTCCGGAGTGGCTACAACGCCGTTGGAATAGACGTCCACCTCCCGCTCACGCACGTGATACAGGTACAATTAAACCAGTTTTTACGTATGCAGTTGGAAAAGGAAAGAGGCTACCTTACTTTGTTAGACACCAGCTGAAAAGCCAAATCGAAATCTGACATTCCGCTTTGATGGATGGTGCTTTGATTGAGCATCATGTAATTAATGCTGTTGGTGTTTCCCGTTGAAGACAGGCAATGTTAGCTTTAAAGGTTTCtgattttattttactgtGCACTATTTCTAATTGGTATTGGTGCCTAAGAAAATTAGTTATCAAACAACTCACGAAAAATTGAGTTTCTTGGCCATCCACGTTTGCCATAATGGGCCGGTTCCTGTGAACGAGTAGTTTCCATCGGGACGAAAAATCAGCGTCGAGAAAGGAGGGTTCTTCAACGTTTGCGCAAAAGTccaaacaattaaaaattaacgttATAATACGTAATAGTATCGCAGACTTTGGCTTAACTTACGTGAAAGACGACAAACGTTAAACGAGCGCCATTAAATCCGTAGTTGTGGCTGGGTAACTCGCACATCCCGGCCCCTAATATAATCATTAAGAAAACTGAAATCAACATCCTGGATATTGAAATTCACGATCCGCATGGATCGACAACCTATATGTTCAAATAATGTTATCTCAGATCTGATGACCATGTTATTAGATCACCTGGCTTTTATAGTTTTAGTTAGAGTATAGTAGCCTCTGCCCAAACGACGCCAAGATTGGCTAGCATATTTCAAGTGctttttgtttaaatgttcAATTGAATGACGTCCAGTGGCCAACCAAGTAACAGATAATGTCTTCACTCAGTTTGATCGCTCGGAGTTGGCGTACGTCAACTGTCCAAGAGCTGCAGCTATGCAACAACACGACATTGGAACTGGTCATTCTTTTTAGCAGATGATGTATGGGACATGTACAGGTCACAGTTGACATCTGTCAGGAAATACAATGCTATTCAAATAATGTCGCACAACTGCCAATAATGTAGAGCGGATGCATAACGATGAATGCTAGGAATGTTAGGAAAAGTTACCAAGGAAACCTTGTGTTATCAACGTGAGACCTAGTCAGAActtcaatttgaaataatgATTAGATGTATTCTTTATTCACCGAATGTAGAGACTAACAAAAATCGCATAGTTTTAAGACGCACTGTCTGAGCCACGACCTGATTGGTCTGCAAGAACGTTGTCTAAAGATTCAATTCACTTCAAGTATATGTCGATGGAAATGGCAGGTAGGCTAAAAAAATGATGCGTCCATCGATCCCAAATTTCGTAACACATTTTGACTTGTTCAATCAATCAACACATTGTTTTAGGTAAAAGACAGTTCCTGTAACGCACCCTTGAATTTGCTTGTCATTCCTACACACCACAGTGCACACTACTGAACAAGTGAGCAAAGCTTTTGGCTGCCACTTCTGCTAATGGTGGGTCGTTCTAGCCCTTCCTCTCAAatgggattttcttttttctcaaatCTTCCAAGAGGGGAAGGGTGCGAATTTTTCCTCTGCACGTGTATTTCATTCTGTTGGTTGTCACCCTTACTTTGGATCTCCCAGGTAGAGGAAGTACGTGAACAaacaccttttcttttcttatccACCAAAGGGTCGCggttcatttgtttttacatAGTTTTTACATAAAATGAACTGTCAGCACCACGAAATATGTAGAGTCTATCATAAGATGATTGGCttatcgtagcaaaccagcagtTAActacccctttttttaaaaaaaagggaaagagtAGAACttgtttgaattgttttttcttcgtgACAACATTTAAACAGTTCCGCGGTGACTGGAGAGGAAGAGAAAATGGACCACTCCGCCGCCGTGAGGAAGAaacttgttttcattttcaaacaacGGTATTTTCAGTAGGAAGAACTTCAGAAAGTGGTCGGTGGCCCAGTCGAGTGGAACCATCAACAGCCACAGAAGAGTCAAACAAAGCAAACGATTAGTACATTATACAAGTGCTGCTATTCCTGATCGAGTGTTGTTCCTTATTCAAACTCCATGAAAGTTTATCATGTGGCAGACATCAGTTCaatggattttctttttctgcatcATTTCAGCTGTTTGGGCTAATCCACGTAAgtaaaaaataccattaaaaattttaaaacatttccaCCTCATTGCGTAACTGCTGTAGGGCCATCAGAGTCGTCGGAAGAGAATCTTCTTGACAATGACGAAGACGTCGTCAATCACATTGATAGCCATGACAACGACATCGTTCAGAACAGCGTCAATGTTTGTGTGCTGCCTCCCATCAGCCAATCGCCGTACCAACGACGTTGCAGCGGATTCATTCCGCGATGGTATTACGACACAAAAACGGGCGTTTGCAAGAAATTCTTCTGGGAGGGCTGCTGGAGCACTGGCAATTTATTCCGAAATGAATTCGCCTGTCTGGCTAGATGCAACAAACAAGGTATAGGACGCTTTTAAACTTTAATCGCAATTTGGATAAAGGCCAACACGTTCTACCCTGAAATCGTGAAATCGTATACAGGATTGCAGAAATTGATCAACGAAAGCGACCCGACAGCTCCGTGCTTGCAACCGAAAGCCGTTGGCAATTGTCACGCCTCGATTTTGAGCTTCTTTTTCGACACGCAAACTGGGAAATGCACGTCTTTCGTGTATTCAGGTTGCGGTGGCAATGCAAACAACTTCCAATCGTACCACCAATGCGATTTCAAGTGCAATCGGTTAGAGCAAGCACCGCTCACGCTACCGCATTTAGCCGATTCGACCACCATTAGTGCCACCGCTACTGCTCCAGGTGTGTTGACAATCACAACGTTTGATGACTGATGGTGACATTCACttgaattttctctttttcgtgATTTTGACGTTGACAGAGAAAGCCGTCCAGCTGACGAAACGAGAGAAATGCAACTTGCCTCCTGTTCAACCGGGCAGTGCGAGTTGTTTGGCTTTCGTTCCGTCGTGGACTTTCAATTCGACTGTTGGCCAATGCCAGAGTTACGTGTACGAAGGCTGCGGTAGAACGGCTAACCTGTTCAACTCGCTGGACGAATGCGATACAGCGTGTGGTCCTGAACCCATCGGTAAAAGTTCGTGTCATTGCGTGTCTTTGGTCATTCACTGATGCATCTTCTGTTTGTGTTTGAATCAGTTCAAACGAGCAGTTTGCCTTTGTGTTTGCAA
This genomic window contains:
- the LOC116915407 gene encoding glutamate receptor ionotropic, delta-1 isoform X2 → MMLNQSTIHQSGMSDFDLAFQLVSNKEVDVYSNGVVATPERKQKVDLTYFIWTEPYSMVVPQPEEQSRIFAFIYPYQPMVWLLIFITMIAVVLLMSSLSVIHLNVTDNGTPAIPRHRKTAFDYAIDYTMHMLSLITNQGAYIAGARFMSLRVLLGVWVLMATVLVNVYSGTVISYLTVPRTKPPINTFEDLAANRDVGIILRTEAIITQYILEAKTGALKTIGDQARRHADRFWTDQEKLSRRLATGRYAYPWIQTFCQFFIVNQFKKDGACRFRMTDPLPFQSAFFSLALQKDSKFTPAFNKALMELWESGLFPYWVRNVSPQAPECFAKTKPRTISARKMPIRLADLIGAFFIFGIGFGLAIFAIFIEQIVSRASRRMATASKC
- the LOC123470166 gene encoding actinia tenebrosa protease inhibitors-like, with amino-acid sequence MWQTSVQWIFFFCIISAVWANPRPSESSEENLLDNDEDVVNHIDSHDNDIVQNSVNVCVLPPISQSPYQRRCSGFIPRWYYDTKTGVCKKFFWEGCWSTGNLFRNEFACLARCNKQGLQKLINESDPTAPCLQPKAVGNCHASILSFFFDTQTGKCTSFVYSGCGGNANNFQSYHQCDFKCNRLEQAPLTLPHLADSTTISATATAPEKAVQLTKREKCNLPPVQPGSASCLAFVPSWTFNSTVGQCQSYVYEGCGRTANLFNSLDECDTACGPEPIVQTSSLPLCLQPKVVGHCREALPMFFYDATTGKCTRFIYGGCKGNDNRFVTEEACKLACPGSNDWVVSDQLSVSGESQETYYK
- the LOC116915407 gene encoding glutamate receptor ionotropic, delta-1 isoform X1 translates to MCELPSHNYGFNGARLTFVVFHNPPFSTLIFRPDGNYSFTGTGPLWQTWMAKKLNFSINYMMLNQSTIHQSGMSDFDLAFQLVSNKEVDVYSNGVVATPERKQKVDLTYFIWTEPYSMVVPQPEEQSRIFAFIYPYQPMVWLLIFITMIAVVLLMSSLSVIHLNVTDNGTPAIPRHRKTAFDYAIDYTMHMLSLITNQGAYIAGARFMSLRVLLGVWVLMATVLVNVYSGTVISYLTVPRTKPPINTFEDLAANRDVGIILRTEAIITQYILEAKTGALKTIGDQARRHADRFWTDQEKLSRRLATGRYAYPWIQTFCQFFIVNQFKKDGACRFRMTDPLPFQSAFFSLALQKDSKFTPAFNKALMELWESGLFPYWVRNVSPQAPECFAKTKPRTISARKMPIRLADLIGAFFIFGIGFGLAIFAIFIEQIVSRASRRMATASKC